A single region of the Nicotiana sylvestris chromosome 6, ASM39365v2, whole genome shotgun sequence genome encodes:
- the LOC138871436 gene encoding uncharacterized protein, which yields MASPTSATAWWKVIGSNAKINERVDAHDAAIKNIEVQLGQISMSLNNHPRGTLPADTQINPKDQGPKQFMAVPIDLDDSTRLTDVTIQPTQEEKNTQQETEKVAEAVEEPVVEIVAEKEKSQEIGKKRPPAPFPQRLAKHQKEEQYKKFFEMLKQIQVNIPLIEALKEMPGYAKMMKDLMSRKFDFQDLATVTLTQTCSAVVTRPVAEKLSDLGSFTIPCTIGNFAFVKALYDLGANINLMPLVTYKRLGIGRARPTSMLLQLADRTVKRPFGILDDVLIQVGKFVFPADFVILDCKVDEEIPIILGRPFLATGRALIDCEIGELKMRLNDEEIIFNVQKSMRRPSEFANCSLIDAVDVIVQSDDEVLTVEDPLAACLTDLEEVNGEDLAKWVWALEGRGSWERNLEFEPLHLEKRETPPAKPSIKEPTKLELKLLPAHLRYEFLGPDSTLPVIISSGLLDVQVQQLLQVLKECKTAIGWTMADIKGINPAYCMHKILLEEGHKPSREHQRRLNPNMKEVNRHRLENLYGLSKVESSHPERPLPTSLHRSNAG from the exons ATGGCATCTCCCACCTCAGCAAcagcatggtggaag GTGATTGGGTCcaatgcaaaaataaatgaaagagtagatgcacatgacgcAGCAATCAAAAATATTGAAGTGCAATTGGGCCAAATTTCAATGTCTCTGAACAATCATCCTCGGGGGACATTACCTGCAGATACCCAAATCAATCCTAAAGATCAGGGCCCGAAGCAGTTTATGGCG GTACCCATTGATCTAGATGATTCCACAAGGCTGACAGATGTGACAATCCAGCCTACTCAGGAAGAAAAGAATACTCAGCAGGAGACCGAGAAAGTTGCTGAAGCAGTTGAAGAGCCGGTAGTAGAGATAGTAGCTGAGAAAGAAAAGTCCCAAGAGATTGGGAAGAAAAGACCTCCTGCTCCATTTCCACAGAGGTTGGCCAAGCATCAAAAGGAGGAGCAGTACAAAAAGTTCTTTGAGATGCTCAAGCAAATTCAGGttaatattccattgattgaagCTTTAAAGGAGATGCCTGGATACGCAAAAATGATGAAAGATTTAATGTCCCGGAAATTTgacttccaagacttggccacggtGACACTTACTCAGACGTGTAGTGCAGTGGTAACTAGACCTGTTGCTGAAAAGCTCTCTGATCTAGGGAGTTTTACTATTCCATGTACTATTGGAAACTTTGCTTTTGTGAAAGCACTCTATGATTTAGGGGCCAAcattaatcttatgcccctggtcaCTTACAAAAGGTTGGGCATTGGGAGAGCTAGACCCAcatctatgttgttgcagctggctgacaggactGTGAAGCGTCCATTTGGGATCCTTGATGATGTACTTATTCAGGTGGGGAAAttcgtgttccctgcagattttgtgatattggattgcAAAGTGGACGAAGAAATTCCTATCATcttaggaagaccattcttggccacagGGAGAGCTCTTATTGATTGTGAGATCGGGGAACTTAAGATGAGGCTCAATGACGAAGAGATtatattcaatgtgcagaaatctatgaggcgaccaagtgagttcgccaattgctctcttattgatgccgtggatgtaatcgtaCAGTCTGATGATGAAGTGTTGACGGTTGAGGATCCCCTCGCTGCATGTTTGACGGATTTGGAGGAAGTGAATGGTGAGGACTTGGCGAAATGGGTGTGGGCACTGGAAGGTAGAGGGTCTTGGGAAAGAAATCTAGAGTTTGAGCCCCTACACTTAGAAAAGAGGGAgactcctccagctaagccatcTATTAAAGAACCGACGAAGCTGGAACTAAAGCTATTGCCAgcccacctcaggtatgaatttctgggacctgactccactctacctgttattatctcatctggtttgttagatgtgcaggtccAACAGCTTCTACAGGTATTGAAGGAGTGCAaaactgccattgggtggaccatggcagacatcaaGGGGATCAACCCCGCTTACTGCATGCATaagattctgctggaagaggggcacaaaccttccagggaacatcagaggaggctgaaccctaatatgaaggaagtg AaccgtcacaggctggagaatttgtatggattatcgaaagttgaatctagccacccggaaagaccacttcccacttcccttcatcgATCAAATGCTGgatag